The Neisseria subflava genomic interval ACAAGATTCTGATAAAAATATTAATTTATTAGAGTTTATGTATTTATGCCTGCAATTTGGTTACAAAGGTAAGTACCAGGTTCTAAACAATGGGGAACTTGAGATCGATAAAATTAAAAGAGACTTACTTGCCTTAATTCACAGTAAGCGACCTGACCAAACTGTTAATCTTTTTAAACATAACCCGATTATTACAAATAATATTCAAAGAAAACGCAGACTTGCTATTCCTTTATGGGTAGTTGGCGTATTAGGAGCTGTTGCATTGGGGATAGGCTATTTTACAATGCAATGGTCATTAGGTGATAAATTCAATACCGCCAGCATAAAAGTGAACAGCCTCAAACTTCCTTCAGCAATAACCAAACAACAGGATGCACAAAATACAGTCCGACTACGGCCTTTGTTGGAAAATGAGATTGCTAGGAAATTAGTATCTGTAGAAGATTTTCAAGACAGAAGTACTGTTACTATTTTAGGTGATGGCTTATTTGAATCCGGCTCTGCGCAAATCCAAGACCAATATTATCCTGTTTTAGCTGCAGTTAGTCAGGCCCTAGATAGTGTAGAAGGACAAATTATTGTTACGGGATACACTGATAATCAGCCAATTCAGAGTTTAAATTTTCCATCTAATTGGCATTTATCACAGGCTCGGGCAGATGCAGTAAAAGAAATTTTATTGAATTACGTTAAAAATGGCGGAACACGCATCCGTTCTGAAGGACGAGGATCTACCGATCCTGTTGCACCAAACGATACTTTGGAAAACAGAGCTAAAAACCGAAGAGTTGAAATTACATTATTTACTACAGGAACTGGACCCAAACTAGGTAGCACAGTTGAAATAAAAAACGATACCCCCAATTCTCAACCAAACGGTAGTGTAAGCACACAATAATCTATTTTAGATTGATACGGAAAAAATAGACATGAAAAAAATTATTTATTTTCTAGGTTCTCGCTCTTTATGGGTGATGTTGGGTATTACCGGCCTGATTATATTAGTATGGTTTATTGGACCATTGATCTCCATAGGTGAAGTTCGCCCTTTAGTAAGCAAAACTATTCGTTTTGCAGTGTGTGCTATTATTATTGGTATTTGGTTGGCTAAAGCCATATTTCGCCAATATCGTGAATCTCGACGAAATGCTGCTTTATTGAAAGAAATTCGAGCAGCCCAAGAGCCTATTTTAAAAAGTGCAAATGATGTTAGCTCTATGAGCCGCCAGTTTGCTGAAATGGACAAAGTATTAAAAAATGCTAAATTTTCTAAATCTAAAAACAGTTTGTTGGCTAGACTAGAAGAAGGTCAATACCTCTACCAAATGCCATGGTATGTTGTCCTAGGGGCAGCAGGATCTGGTAAAACAACTGCACTCAAACGCTCTGGTCTTAACTTCCCTTTAGAGAGCACTTTAGGGACATCTGTAAGTGGCCTAGCAGGTACACGAGATTGTGATTGGTTTCTGTCGGATGAAATAGTATTTCTCGATACAGCTGGTAGATTATCTTTACATGACAATCATAGCAGTAAAGACTCTAGTGACTGGGAAGAGTTTGTAACGCTGCTACAACGTTACCGACCTAAACAGCCAATAAATGGAGTATTGGTTACTGTAGGTGTAGATGATTTGTTGGGCGGGAAAACCAACATAACAGAAATCTCAGTAGAACTGCGTAAAAGAATCCATGAAATGCATACTAAATTAGGTATACATTTCCCAGTTTATCTTATGATAACCAAACTGGATTTATTGCATGGTTTTAATGAATTCTTTGACCATCTAACTGAAGAACAAAGAAATCAATATTTAGGAATTCCTCTATCTAATACAGAAGGAATGGAGACTCCTATCGCTACTGCTTCTAATGCCTTAGCAGATATTGTAGATAAATTACACTCCTCTATGTTGGGCACAGTTCATCAATTAGAATCTACTGAAGATAAAGCTGCAGCTTTTGCATTCCCAGAGGAGTTTGAGCGCCTTAATCAAGCAGTACTTTCTCTATTTAAAGAGCTGTCTAAATCTTCAAAATTTGAGCAACCTATCGCATGGAGAGGTGTTTATTTTTCAAGTGCGACACAAACAGGACAACATCTCAACCCTATACTGGAAGGTTTGCAAAGTGATTTCCAATTATCTAAAAAATACTTGGATTCAAACCAGGCCTCTACTCAGAATAACGAACATAGCTTTTTCTTAAATAGACTCTTTGCTGACGTTATTCTTAGCGAGGCAAATTTAGCTGGCGAGAATAAATCTTGGTTCGTCAAAAAACAAATCTTGTATTGGCTAGGTATTGGAGCTATTGCAACTGTAGTAATTGCATGTTTAACAATGATGCTGAATAGTTACTCAAATAACCAATCATATCTTGAACAGGTTGATCAAAAAGCAACTGACTTAGCTTTAGATGTAAAAAAATATACAGACAGCCCTGATTTACTTAAGGCTGTAACATTTGCTGAACAAGTTAGAGATACAACTACCAGTAAAGAAATTCCAGATTTATTATCCCCTCCGCTCAGCTATCGTATGGGTCTTTATCAAGGTAGCCAAATGAAAGATGTTGGGGAGTCAGCCTATTATAGAATTCTTCAAGACAACGTAATGCCATTAATCAGCTATAAGTTGGATGAACTTCTACGCACAGCTAATGGTTCTAATAATATTAATAGCTATGATGCATTAAAAGCTTATCTTATGATGTTCCACAAAGAACATTTTGATGCTGCTTTTATGCAAAACTGGTTAATGTCCAATTTGTCTAAAACAGAATCATCAGGCATGAGTGACCAACAAAAAAAATCTGTTGAAAAAGCTCTGAATCAGATTCTTTCAAAACAAAGCATTACACCAAGTGTTCCCTATGACGAAGAATTAGTAGAACGTCGTAGACAGGAAATTGCACAAAGAGACATTGCAACCATGGTATTAGAAGATACTATAAACACAGTTACTCTCTCAGGAAAAGAAGGAGTTACACCTGTATCTTTTTCAAGTATGGGTGGTGTGCAAAGTCACTTGCTATTCCGACGTAAGACTGGTGGGGCTTTAAAAGAACCTATTAACTTTATTTATACCAAAGAAGCCTACATTACTAAAGTTTTACCTGCCATGGTTAAATCTGCAGAGCAGTTTTTTAATGAAGACAACTGGGTATTAGGTAACTATGCTTCTTTAGGCCAAAGTAAAGCATCTGTTCTTTCCGATGCCCAAAGAATCTATTTCAGTAATTACATTAAAGTTTGGAATAGTTATTTATCTGATTTGTCATTAGTAACACCAAAGTCATCACGAGAGAGTACTCAAATTGCCAAACTGCTATCTGAAAAGAACTCACCTTTAGTCAATATTATTAAAGGAATTAGTGATAATACGACTTTAACCATTGACAAACGAATAACAGAAAAAGCTGGAAGCAAAATTACCGATTGGTTAAATAGAGCAGGACTCTCAAAACTCTTAGAGAGTGAAGAGGGGAATAATGTGAAAAATGAATTAGTTGCTTTAAAACAAGCAACTCCAGTCGATGATGCTTTTGCAGATTTCCATACATTAACTGAAATCACAAATGATCAACCTCCTGCTATTAACAATGTCACAGAAGCTATAAATGATTTATATGTTTATTTAGTTGCTGTTAATGTTGCTGTAGAAAAAGGAGTGGACTTACCACCTGATGATCCTTTCGTAAAATACAAGGCTGAAGTAAATAGACTGCCACCTCCCTTTCGCCAAATGTTAGATAACTTTTCTGAAATTATTCTGAAAAACACTAACAAAATTGTTGATGAAAAGCTTTTGTCTACTTTAGAAAAACAAATAGCTACATTAACTAATAGTTGCCAAGAAATACATCAACAAGGATACCCTTTCGATAAAGGGTCGGAGGACAATGTTGCATTAGAGAGTTTCGCCAGTATATTTGGTCCCAATGGTATCTACAGTAAATTTACAAACTTGACTGGTGAAGCTGCTGTATTGGCACGCTCAGAAAAACTGGAAACTTTAACTGCTAAAAATGATGCTTTTAAAGATCGTTTTGCAAAACTAAATGATATAGAAGACATCCGACAAGGATATTTTGATAAAGGCTCAGAAACTCCTACATTTGACTTCTCAGTTAAAGTTTTGATTCTTGATACTAGTTTAGAAAGTGTAAATATCTCATATGCAGGGAAAAGCTATGTATACAGCCATGGTCCTGTAAATCCTGTAACCTTTACTTGGCCATCAAAGAGTGAAAATGCTTTAGCTAAAATAGATATCTCCTCTCCCCAAATCAACAGCGCAGGTATTAGTTCAACTGGGCCTTGGTCAATCTTCCGCCTTATTGAAAAAGGTAAAATTATTCGCCAAACAGGAAATACCACCGTTGTCGAATACAATATTAAAGGAAAAAATCTTGTACTTGAATTTACTACTTCTACTGCCTTTAATCCCTTTAATTTAAGTAAATTAAGGAATTTTCAGTGTATTTAAAAGTCTCAATAACGATGTAAATAATATTGTCTAGAATATTACTTTCACATATTTTATCCCTATTTAAAATATAGGATAAAAATACTTGTACCCGGAATATTGGTTTAAGATTGACAAGGAGTTTCCCTAAATGAATAGAACTATCGTTGCTCATACGCCTTTGGGATCACAACTATTATTCAAAAAAATGCTTGGAACAGAATCCGTTTCAAATCTGTTTGAGTTCAATATTACATTGGTCTCTCAAAACCCAAACTTGCAAGGCAAAGATATTATTGGTCAGTCTGTAACATTGGAAATTGATA includes:
- the tssL gene encoding type VI secretion system protein TssL, long form → MNNQNNTANNAVNVYNPLIEAAKPVFILANSMQQTTSQLSTDSLINKFSLLINNFEENAEKNGAKYDAIQAAKYCLCTFVDELAVRAGWADETWSKNSLLVSFYDETWGGERFFEIIQNLKQDSDKNINLLEFMYLCLQFGYKGKYQVLNNGELEIDKIKRDLLALIHSKRPDQTVNLFKHNPIITNNIQRKRRLAIPLWVVGVLGAVALGIGYFTMQWSLGDKFNTASIKVNSLKLPSAITKQQDAQNTVRLRPLLENEIARKLVSVEDFQDRSTVTILGDGLFESGSAQIQDQYYPVLAAVSQALDSVEGQIIVTGYTDNQPIQSLNFPSNWHLSQARADAVKEILLNYVKNGGTRIRSEGRGSTDPVAPNDTLENRAKNRRVEITLFTTGTGPKLGSTVEIKNDTPNSQPNGSVSTQ
- the tssM gene encoding type VI secretion system membrane subunit TssM; the encoded protein is MKKIIYFLGSRSLWVMLGITGLIILVWFIGPLISIGEVRPLVSKTIRFAVCAIIIGIWLAKAIFRQYRESRRNAALLKEIRAAQEPILKSANDVSSMSRQFAEMDKVLKNAKFSKSKNSLLARLEEGQYLYQMPWYVVLGAAGSGKTTALKRSGLNFPLESTLGTSVSGLAGTRDCDWFLSDEIVFLDTAGRLSLHDNHSSKDSSDWEEFVTLLQRYRPKQPINGVLVTVGVDDLLGGKTNITEISVELRKRIHEMHTKLGIHFPVYLMITKLDLLHGFNEFFDHLTEEQRNQYLGIPLSNTEGMETPIATASNALADIVDKLHSSMLGTVHQLESTEDKAAAFAFPEEFERLNQAVLSLFKELSKSSKFEQPIAWRGVYFSSATQTGQHLNPILEGLQSDFQLSKKYLDSNQASTQNNEHSFFLNRLFADVILSEANLAGENKSWFVKKQILYWLGIGAIATVVIACLTMMLNSYSNNQSYLEQVDQKATDLALDVKKYTDSPDLLKAVTFAEQVRDTTTSKEIPDLLSPPLSYRMGLYQGSQMKDVGESAYYRILQDNVMPLISYKLDELLRTANGSNNINSYDALKAYLMMFHKEHFDAAFMQNWLMSNLSKTESSGMSDQQKKSVEKALNQILSKQSITPSVPYDEELVERRRQEIAQRDIATMVLEDTINTVTLSGKEGVTPVSFSSMGGVQSHLLFRRKTGGALKEPINFIYTKEAYITKVLPAMVKSAEQFFNEDNWVLGNYASLGQSKASVLSDAQRIYFSNYIKVWNSYLSDLSLVTPKSSRESTQIAKLLSEKNSPLVNIIKGISDNTTLTIDKRITEKAGSKITDWLNRAGLSKLLESEEGNNVKNELVALKQATPVDDAFADFHTLTEITNDQPPAINNVTEAINDLYVYLVAVNVAVEKGVDLPPDDPFVKYKAEVNRLPPPFRQMLDNFSEIILKNTNKIVDEKLLSTLEKQIATLTNSCQEIHQQGYPFDKGSEDNVALESFASIFGPNGIYSKFTNLTGEAAVLARSEKLETLTAKNDAFKDRFAKLNDIEDIRQGYFDKGSETPTFDFSVKVLILDTSLESVNISYAGKSYVYSHGPVNPVTFTWPSKSENALAKIDISSPQINSAGISSTGPWSIFRLIEKGKIIRQTGNTTVVEYNIKGKNLVLEFTTSTAFNPFNLSKLRNFQCI